In Streptomyces longhuiensis, the following proteins share a genomic window:
- a CDS encoding ABC transporter substrate-binding protein: MRQPSVIARRVAAASVSVVLAAGAAACAGPKDSDAGGSSDAKPQKGGTLTVLNSNPQSDFDPARLYTSGGGNVPSLVFRTLTTRNREDGAAGAKVVPDLATDLGKPSKNATVWTYTLKKGVAYEDGSPITSADIKYGIERSFAAELSGGAPYLRDWLIGGADYQGPYKDKKGLDSIETPDARTIVFHLNKPEGEFPYLATQTQFTPVPKAKDTGTKYEEHPVSSGPYKVVKNENDGERLVLERNTHWSATTDEERKAYPDRIDVRSGLDSSVINQRLSAGQGADAAAVTTDTNLGPAELAKVSGDKKLAARVGTGHFGYTNYIAFNPKVKPFDNPKVRQAIATAVDRSSVINAAGGSSLAEPATTYLPNQKSFGYTAYDHFPAGASGNAQKAKELLKEAGHKKGLTVTLTHSNDKDFETSPEIATALQDALKKAGITVKLQGLEANDYSDTIHSAKKEPGFFLAHWGADWPSGGPFLAPIFDGRQIVKDGANFNTGFLDDKSVNDEIDSINKLTDLDAAAERWGALDKKIGEQALTVPLFHPVYKRLYGPDVKNIVISDWTGVLDISQVSVK, translated from the coding sequence ATGCGTCAACCGTCCGTCATAGCGCGCCGCGTGGCCGCCGCATCCGTCAGCGTGGTCCTCGCCGCCGGCGCCGCCGCCTGCGCCGGGCCCAAGGACAGCGACGCAGGGGGGAGCTCCGACGCCAAGCCGCAGAAGGGCGGCACCCTCACCGTCCTCAACTCCAACCCGCAGTCCGACTTCGACCCGGCGCGGCTCTACACCTCCGGCGGCGGCAACGTCCCCTCGCTCGTCTTCCGCACGCTGACCACCCGCAACCGCGAGGACGGCGCAGCGGGCGCGAAGGTCGTCCCCGACCTCGCCACCGACCTGGGCAAGCCCAGCAAGAACGCGACCGTGTGGACGTACACCCTGAAGAAGGGCGTCGCGTACGAGGACGGCTCGCCCATCACGTCCGCCGACATCAAGTACGGCATCGAGCGGTCGTTCGCCGCCGAACTGTCCGGCGGAGCACCGTACTTGAGGGACTGGCTGATCGGCGGCGCCGACTACCAGGGCCCGTACAAGGACAAGAAGGGCCTCGACTCGATCGAGACCCCGGACGCGCGGACCATCGTCTTCCACCTGAACAAGCCCGAGGGCGAGTTCCCCTACCTGGCCACGCAGACGCAGTTCACGCCCGTGCCCAAGGCCAAGGACACCGGCACGAAGTACGAGGAGCACCCCGTCTCGTCCGGCCCGTACAAGGTCGTGAAGAACGAGAACGACGGCGAGCGCCTCGTCCTGGAGCGCAACACGCACTGGTCCGCGACGACCGACGAGGAGCGCAAGGCCTACCCGGACCGCATCGACGTCCGCTCCGGCCTCGACTCGTCCGTCATCAACCAGCGGCTCTCCGCGGGTCAGGGCGCCGACGCCGCCGCCGTCACCACCGACACCAACCTCGGCCCCGCCGAACTCGCCAAGGTCAGCGGCGACAAGAAGCTCGCCGCCCGCGTCGGCACCGGCCACTTCGGCTACACGAACTACATCGCCTTCAACCCGAAGGTGAAGCCGTTCGACAACCCGAAGGTGCGTCAGGCCATCGCCACCGCCGTCGACCGCTCGTCGGTGATCAACGCGGCCGGCGGCTCCTCGCTCGCCGAGCCCGCGACGACCTACCTGCCGAACCAGAAGTCCTTCGGTTACACCGCGTACGACCACTTCCCGGCCGGTGCCTCGGGCAACGCGCAGAAGGCCAAGGAGCTGCTCAAGGAGGCCGGTCACAAGAAGGGGCTGACCGTCACCCTCACGCACTCCAACGACAAGGACTTCGAGACCAGCCCGGAGATCGCCACCGCCCTCCAGGACGCCCTGAAGAAGGCCGGCATCACCGTCAAGCTCCAGGGTCTGGAGGCGAACGACTACTCCGACACGATCCACAGCGCCAAGAAGGAGCCCGGCTTCTTCCTCGCGCACTGGGGAGCCGACTGGCCCTCCGGCGGCCCGTTCCTCGCCCCGATCTTCGACGGCCGGCAGATCGTCAAGGACGGCGCGAACTTCAACACCGGCTTCCTCGACGACAAGTCCGTCAATGACGAGATCGACTCGATCAACAAGCTGACCGACCTTGACGCTGCCGCCGAGCGCTGGGGCGCACTGGACAAGAAGATCGGGGAGCAGGCGCTGACCGTGCCGCTGTTCCACCCCGTGTACAAGCGCCTGTACGGACCGGACGTCAAGAACATCGTCATCAGCGACTGGACCGGCGTGCTCGACATCTCGCAAGTCTCGGTGAAGTGA
- a CDS encoding ABC transporter permease, translated as MTEALVASETTGAGAVTAPAPVSGARQFWRRLRTQRAALVAAAVVALLVLIALGAPLLALIEGQDPNTYHPHLIDSARGGVPVGAFGGAGGEHWLGVEPQTGRDLFTRLVYGARVSLGVALAATVVQVFIGVTVGIAAGLGNRWVDQILSRATDVIVALPLMILALALMAIVPSGFPRPVLVALVIGLVAWGGTAKIVRAQTITLKERDFVAAARLSGWPAWQIARRELLPSLAAPVITYASLLVPTNVTVEAALSFLGVGVKPPTPSWGQMLTAADVWYQAAPQYLLLPAGALFVTVLALTVLGDGVRTALDPRAASRLRIGTGRKREAGA; from the coding sequence ATGACCGAGGCACTTGTGGCCTCGGAGACCACAGGGGCGGGCGCCGTCACGGCGCCCGCCCCCGTCTCCGGAGCCCGTCAGTTCTGGCGGCGCCTGCGCACGCAGCGCGCCGCCCTCGTCGCGGCGGCCGTCGTCGCCCTGCTCGTCCTGATCGCGCTCGGGGCCCCGCTCCTCGCGTTGATCGAGGGCCAGGACCCGAACACGTACCACCCCCACCTCATCGACTCCGCGCGCGGCGGCGTGCCCGTCGGCGCGTTCGGCGGGGCCGGCGGCGAGCACTGGCTCGGCGTCGAACCGCAGACCGGACGCGACCTGTTCACCCGCCTCGTCTACGGGGCCCGGGTCTCCCTCGGCGTCGCACTCGCCGCCACCGTCGTGCAGGTGTTCATCGGCGTCACCGTCGGCATCGCGGCCGGACTCGGCAACCGGTGGGTCGACCAGATCCTCAGCCGCGCCACCGACGTCATCGTCGCGCTGCCCCTGATGATCCTCGCGCTCGCCCTGATGGCGATCGTCCCGAGCGGCTTTCCCCGGCCCGTCCTCGTCGCCCTCGTGATCGGGCTCGTGGCCTGGGGCGGCACCGCCAAGATCGTGCGCGCCCAGACCATCACCCTCAAGGAACGCGACTTCGTGGCCGCGGCCCGGCTCAGCGGCTGGCCCGCCTGGCAGATCGCCCGCCGCGAACTGCTCCCCTCGCTCGCCGCGCCCGTCATCACGTACGCGTCCCTGCTCGTCCCGACGAACGTCACCGTCGAGGCGGCCCTCTCGTTCCTCGGCGTCGGCGTCAAGCCGCCCACACCCTCCTGGGGACAGATGCTCACCGCCGCCGACGTCTGGTACCAGGCCGCACCGCAGTACCTACTGCTGCCCGCAGGCGCGCTCTTCGTGACCGTGCTCGCGCTCACCGTCCTCGGCGACGGCGTGCGCACCGCGCTCGACCCGCGCGCCGCGTCCCGCCTGCGCATCGGCACGGGCCGCAAGCGGGAGGCCGGCGCATGA
- a CDS encoding ABC transporter permease gives MTGFLLRRAIGAAVTLLAISVIIYVVFYAAPGNVAQISCGPRCSPAQVQQVADQLRLDDPLYLRYWHFLQGIFVGQDFSTGTALQHCDAPCLGFSYQTDQQVTQLILTKLPATASLALGAMVLWLILGVGTGVLSAWRRGRPTERILTGITLAGTATPVFVIGLLLMIVVCGQLQWLPFPQYVPFTDDPEQWAWNLLLPWLSLALIEAAKYARLTRASMLETLAEDHVRTFRAYGVGERSIIGRHALRGAVAPVIALNANDFGSMFGGAVLSETLFGIPGLGRELVHAVNVVDLPVVVGMVLVTGFFVVLANAVADVLYAVADRRVVLS, from the coding sequence ATGACCGGCTTCCTGCTGCGCAGGGCGATCGGCGCCGCCGTCACCCTGCTCGCCATCTCCGTGATCATCTACGTCGTCTTCTACGCGGCCCCCGGCAACGTCGCCCAGATCAGCTGCGGCCCCCGCTGCTCGCCCGCCCAAGTGCAGCAGGTCGCCGACCAGTTGAGGCTCGACGACCCGCTGTACCTGCGCTACTGGCACTTCCTCCAGGGCATCTTCGTCGGACAGGACTTCTCCACCGGCACCGCGCTCCAGCACTGCGACGCCCCCTGCCTCGGCTTCTCGTACCAGACCGACCAGCAGGTCACGCAGCTGATCCTCACCAAGCTGCCCGCCACCGCCTCGCTCGCGCTCGGCGCCATGGTCCTGTGGCTGATCCTCGGCGTCGGCACCGGCGTCCTGTCCGCATGGCGGCGTGGCCGTCCCACGGAGCGGATCCTCACCGGCATCACCCTCGCCGGCACCGCCACGCCCGTCTTCGTCATCGGCCTGCTGCTGATGATCGTCGTCTGCGGACAGCTCCAGTGGCTGCCCTTCCCGCAGTACGTGCCCTTCACCGACGACCCCGAACAGTGGGCGTGGAACCTGCTCCTGCCCTGGCTGTCGCTCGCGCTCATCGAGGCCGCCAAGTACGCGCGCCTCACCCGCGCCTCCATGCTGGAGACCCTCGCCGAGGACCACGTGCGCACCTTCCGCGCCTACGGGGTCGGCGAACGCTCCATCATCGGACGGCACGCCCTGCGCGGGGCCGTCGCCCCTGTCATCGCCCTGAACGCCAACGACTTCGGCTCCATGTTCGGCGGCGCCGTGCTCAGCGAGACCCTGTTCGGCATCCCCGGACTCGGCCGAGAACTCGTGCACGCCGTCAACGTCGTCGACCTGCCGGTCGTCGTCGGCATGGTCCTCGTCACCGGCTTCTTCGTCGTACTCGCCAATGCCGTCGCGGACGTCCTGTACGCGGTGGCCGACCGACGGGTGGTCCTGTCATGA
- a CDS encoding dipeptide ABC transporter ATP-binding protein: MSLVEVDALTVEFGDLRAVDTLSFRLEEGAALGVVGESGSGKSTVASALLGLHRGTGARVTGSVRVAGTDVQEADDEALRRLRGGTAAMVFQDPLSSLDPYYAVGDQIAEVYRVHSKASRRAARARAVEVLDRVGIPDAARRARSRPHEFSGGMRQRALIAMALACEPALLVADEPTTALDVTVQAQILDLLHGLRQETGMGLVLVTHDVGVAAESVDDVLVMRHGSAVERGAVADVLGSPSAAYTKELLGAVPRVDAARPQRPDATGDVLLEAVDLRREFGRGKRAFAAVDAVSLTVRRGETLGIVGESGSGKTTLGRMLVGLLEPTSGQVLRSGARADTGVQMVFQDPVSSLNPRRSVGESVAEPLRARGDKEVRGRVEELLERVGLDPAHYGRYPHEFSGGQRQRVGIARALAAEPGIIVCDEAVSALDVTTQAQVTGLLRELQDELGLALVFIAHDLAVVRQVSDRVAVMRKGRVVEYGTVDEVYGAPQDPYTRQLLAAVPALDPAVAARRRSARRELAAA, translated from the coding sequence ATGAGCCTCGTCGAAGTGGACGCGCTCACCGTCGAGTTCGGGGACCTGCGGGCCGTCGACACGCTCTCCTTCCGCCTGGAGGAGGGCGCGGCGCTCGGCGTCGTCGGCGAGTCCGGATCCGGCAAGAGCACCGTCGCCTCCGCGCTCCTCGGCCTCCACCGGGGGACCGGCGCGCGCGTCACCGGGTCCGTGCGGGTCGCCGGCACCGACGTACAGGAAGCCGACGACGAGGCGCTGCGGCGGCTGCGGGGCGGGACGGCCGCGATGGTCTTCCAGGACCCGCTGTCCTCTCTCGACCCGTACTACGCCGTCGGCGACCAGATCGCCGAGGTGTACCGCGTGCACTCCAAGGCGTCCCGGCGCGCCGCACGCGCGCGTGCCGTGGAAGTGCTCGACCGGGTCGGCATCCCCGACGCCGCCCGCCGCGCGCGCTCACGCCCCCACGAGTTCAGCGGCGGCATGCGCCAGCGTGCCCTGATCGCCATGGCCCTGGCCTGCGAACCCGCCCTCCTCGTCGCCGACGAGCCGACCACCGCCCTCGACGTCACCGTCCAGGCGCAGATCCTCGACCTGCTGCACGGACTGCGCCAGGAGACCGGCATGGGCCTCGTCCTCGTCACCCACGACGTGGGCGTCGCCGCCGAGAGCGTCGACGACGTCCTCGTCATGCGCCACGGCAGTGCCGTCGAACGCGGAGCCGTCGCCGACGTTCTCGGCTCACCCTCCGCCGCGTACACGAAGGAACTGCTCGGTGCCGTGCCCCGCGTCGACGCGGCACGGCCGCAGCGCCCGGACGCGACGGGCGACGTCCTGCTCGAAGCGGTCGACCTGCGAAGGGAGTTCGGGCGCGGCAAGCGCGCCTTCGCCGCCGTCGACGCGGTCTCCCTGACCGTGCGCCGGGGCGAGACCCTCGGAATCGTGGGCGAGAGCGGCAGCGGCAAGACCACGCTCGGGCGCATGCTCGTCGGGCTCCTCGAACCGACGTCCGGGCAGGTGCTCCGCTCAGGGGCGCGCGCCGACACGGGCGTGCAGATGGTGTTCCAGGACCCCGTCTCCTCCCTCAACCCCCGCCGCAGCGTGGGGGAGTCCGTCGCCGAACCGCTGCGGGCGCGCGGCGACAAGGAGGTGCGCGGCCGCGTCGAGGAACTCCTGGAACGCGTCGGGCTCGACCCGGCGCACTACGGGCGCTATCCGCACGAGTTCAGCGGTGGCCAGCGCCAGCGCGTCGGGATCGCCCGCGCGCTCGCCGCGGAACCGGGCATCATCGTGTGCGACGAAGCCGTCTCCGCCCTCGACGTCACGACCCAGGCCCAGGTCACCGGCCTGCTGCGGGAACTCCAGGACGAACTGGGCCTCGCCCTCGTCTTCATCGCCCACGACCTCGCCGTCGTCCGCCAGGTCAGCGACCGGGTCGCCGTCATGCGCAAGGGACGCGTCGTCGAGTACGGCACCGTGGACGAGGTCTACGGAGCGCCACAGGACCCCTACACCCGGCAGCTGCTCGCCGCCGTGCCGGCACTCGATCCGGCCGTCGCCGCGCGACGACGCTCCGCCCGCAGGGAGCTGGCCGCAGCATGA
- a CDS encoding DUF3492 domain-containing protein — protein sequence MRIGLLTEGGYPYVSGEARLWCDRLVRGLEQHEFDLYALSRTQDQEDRGWIELPPQVSRVRTAPMWNTADDGTGYGRRSRRRFADAYAELAAAVCTGASPDTTGHAGAPADSAGAEADRFGSALYALAELARDEGGLVGALRSETAVRTLERACRAPGALRAARAARVPDLLAVAGQIERALRPLSLDWYGDDGLGSVDLCHATSGGPAALPGLVAHHFSGVPLLVTEYGVQLRAHYIAAGDAELSAPVRAMLAAFHGRLAAETYRQAAIITPGNTHARRWQERCGADRAKLRTVHPGMEASRFAEIGEREEPGEPGTLVWVGRIEPSKDLISLLHAFAEIRKEEPKARLRLVGAPAEGPDAAAYLAHCKALAAQLFPDEAEGAHAMGDNPVSFEEIGGPETPDLADAYAAGSVVVLSSIVEGFPISLVEAMFCGRATVSTDAGAVVEVIGGTGLVVPPRNPRALAEACVSLLRDPGRRERLGAAARARALELFTVEQNITAFHGIYLEIVSHCPVRREPVDDAGDPLPFANPPEAHVPGRWTAPTSESGGGFGTWLTRGSASGGAPSWAGTEGEAAAAGGGGAVGAGGGASAGIGSGGPVGSGGGGERPAGEQGQLAGAFPGGEADA from the coding sequence GTGCGCATCGGACTGCTTACGGAGGGTGGCTATCCGTATGTGAGCGGTGAGGCCAGGCTCTGGTGCGACCGGCTCGTGCGCGGGCTCGAGCAGCACGAGTTCGACCTCTACGCGCTCAGCCGCACCCAGGACCAGGAGGACCGCGGCTGGATCGAACTGCCCCCGCAGGTCAGCCGGGTGCGCACCGCGCCGATGTGGAACACCGCCGACGACGGCACCGGCTACGGACGCCGCAGCAGGCGGCGCTTCGCCGACGCCTACGCGGAGCTGGCCGCGGCCGTCTGCACCGGGGCGTCCCCCGACACCACCGGCCACGCCGGCGCGCCCGCCGACTCCGCCGGTGCCGAGGCGGACCGTTTCGGCAGCGCGCTGTACGCCCTCGCCGAACTCGCCCGCGACGAAGGCGGACTCGTCGGCGCCCTGCGCTCCGAAACCGCGGTGCGCACGCTGGAGCGCGCCTGCCGCGCACCGGGCGCACTGCGCGCGGCCCGCGCCGCCCGCGTCCCCGACCTCCTCGCCGTCGCCGGACAGATCGAACGCGCCCTGCGCCCGCTCTCCCTCGACTGGTACGGCGACGACGGCCTCGGCTCGGTCGACCTGTGCCACGCCACCTCCGGCGGCCCCGCCGCCCTCCCCGGACTCGTCGCCCACCACTTCTCCGGTGTCCCCCTCCTCGTGACCGAGTACGGCGTACAGCTGCGGGCCCACTACATCGCGGCCGGTGACGCCGAACTCAGCGCCCCCGTACGGGCGATGCTCGCGGCCTTCCACGGCCGGCTCGCCGCCGAGACCTACCGGCAGGCCGCGATCATCACCCCCGGCAACACGCACGCCCGGCGCTGGCAGGAGCGGTGCGGCGCCGACCGCGCGAAACTGCGCACCGTCCACCCCGGCATGGAGGCCTCCCGCTTCGCCGAGATCGGCGAGCGCGAGGAGCCGGGGGAGCCCGGCACCCTCGTCTGGGTCGGCCGCATCGAACCCTCCAAGGACCTGATCTCCCTCCTCCACGCCTTCGCGGAGATCCGCAAGGAGGAGCCCAAGGCCCGGCTGCGCCTCGTCGGAGCGCCCGCCGAGGGACCCGACGCCGCCGCCTACCTCGCCCACTGCAAGGCCCTCGCCGCCCAGCTCTTCCCCGACGAGGCGGAGGGCGCCCACGCGATGGGCGACAACCCGGTCTCCTTCGAGGAGATCGGCGGGCCCGAGACGCCCGACCTCGCGGACGCGTACGCCGCCGGGAGCGTCGTCGTCCTGTCGAGCATCGTCGAGGGCTTCCCCATCAGCCTCGTCGAGGCGATGTTCTGCGGACGCGCGACGGTCTCGACCGACGCGGGCGCCGTCGTCGAGGTCATCGGCGGCACTGGCCTGGTGGTCCCGCCGCGCAATCCGCGGGCGCTCGCCGAGGCGTGTGTCTCGCTGCTGCGTGACCCGGGGCGCCGCGAACGGCTCGGCGCCGCCGCACGGGCACGAGCGCTCGAACTCTTCACCGTCGAGCAGAACATCACGGCATTTCACGGCATTTACCTGGAGATCGTTTCCCATTGCCCCGTGCGCCGTGAACCCGTGGACGACGCGGGCGACCCCCTGCCCTTCGCCAACCCTCCGGAGGCCCATGTACCGGGCCGCTGGACCGCACCGACGAGCGAGTCGGGCGGCGGCTTCGGCACGTGGCTGACCCGGGGCTCCGCTTCTGGGGGCGCGCCCAGTTGGGCGGGGACGGAGGGGGAGGCGGCTGCCGCTGGGGGCGGCGGGGCCGTTGGCGCGGGTGGGGGTGCGAGTGCGGGTATCGGCTCGGGCGGTCCGGTTGGCTCGGGCGGTGGCGGGGAGCGGCCGGCCGGTGAGCAGGGCCAGTTGGCCGGTGCCTTTCCCGGTGGGGAGGCGGACGCGTGA
- a CDS encoding NAD-dependent epimerase/dehydratase family protein: MRVLLIGANGYLGRFVADRLLADPAVQLTALGRGDDADVRFDLATGSPGALTRFLDAVHPGVVINCAGATRGGARDLTRHNTVAVATICEALRRSGCGARLVQIGCGAEYGPSQPGSSTAEDAVPRPGGPYGVSKLAATELVLGSGLDAVVLRVFSPAGPGTPAGSPLGRLAEAMRRAMQSGDGELKLGGLGAQRDFIDVRDVARAVHAASLSAAQGVINIGSGRAVRLRDAASVLARVAGFGGALHELDSPGGPVRPTLGHPRSDPDHVAPAAYPYPDGCGSWQQADVRTARDRLGWRPRINLEESLADIWMEAACRI; encoded by the coding sequence ATGAGGGTGCTGCTGATCGGAGCCAACGGATATCTCGGCCGTTTCGTCGCCGACCGCCTCCTCGCCGACCCCGCCGTGCAGCTCACCGCGCTCGGCAGGGGGGACGACGCGGACGTACGGTTCGACCTCGCCACCGGAAGCCCGGGCGCACTGACCCGCTTCCTCGACGCGGTCCACCCCGGAGTCGTCATCAACTGCGCGGGAGCCACCCGCGGCGGGGCCCGCGACCTCACCCGCCACAACACCGTCGCCGTCGCGACCATCTGCGAGGCACTGCGGCGCAGCGGCTGCGGCGCCCGCCTCGTCCAGATCGGCTGCGGCGCCGAGTACGGGCCCTCCCAGCCCGGCTCCTCCACCGCCGAGGACGCGGTGCCGAGGCCCGGCGGACCGTACGGTGTGAGCAAGCTCGCCGCGACGGAACTCGTCCTCGGCTCCGGCCTCGACGCCGTCGTCCTGCGGGTGTTCTCCCCGGCCGGACCCGGCACCCCCGCCGGCTCGCCCCTCGGCCGTCTCGCCGAGGCCATGCGCCGCGCCATGCAGTCCGGCGACGGCGAACTCAAGCTCGGCGGACTCGGCGCGCAGCGTGACTTCATCGACGTACGCGACGTGGCCCGCGCCGTCCACGCCGCCTCGCTCTCCGCCGCGCAGGGCGTCATCAACATCGGCTCGGGCCGTGCCGTCCGGCTGCGGGACGCGGCGTCCGTGCTCGCCCGCGTCGCCGGCTTCGGCGGCGCGCTCCACGAGCTCGACTCACCCGGCGGCCCCGTCCGCCCGACGCTCGGCCACCCCCGCTCCGACCCCGACCACGTGGCACCCGCCGCGTACCCGTACCCGGACGGCTGCGGCAGCTGGCAGCAGGCCGACGTGCGCACCGCACGCGACCGGCTCGGCTGGCGCCCCCGCATCAACCTCGAGGAATCACTCGCCGACATCTGGATGGAAGCGGCATGCCGTATCTGA
- a CDS encoding spherulation-specific family 4 protein, whose amino-acid sequence MPYLTPTAPGTASTDIRLGFGIPGYAHPLMAPVEWAELTRPGTPLHWVVLNVADGPGARPDPHCLEAAGRLRNRDVRVLGHLDLTYGARSFGEVVSDAHRYLDWYRVDGFSLDRCPTERAALPEVRRIVTTLRALCVDAHIVLGHGTHPYPGYAETADQLVTFSGPWSDYRWSQVAEWTADYPPDRFCHFVHGVPRGHLDEALRIARWQGAGTIYFTDRTDRGGAADPWEAMPGYWDDIVSRVGTGVSE is encoded by the coding sequence ATGCCGTATCTGACCCCCACCGCCCCCGGGACCGCGAGCACCGACATACGGCTCGGCTTCGGCATCCCCGGCTACGCACACCCCCTCATGGCGCCCGTCGAATGGGCCGAACTCACCCGCCCCGGCACCCCCTTGCACTGGGTCGTCCTGAACGTGGCGGACGGACCCGGGGCCCGTCCCGACCCGCACTGCCTCGAAGCCGCGGGCAGGCTGCGCAACCGGGACGTACGGGTCCTCGGCCACCTCGATCTCACCTACGGCGCCCGCTCGTTCGGCGAGGTCGTCTCCGACGCCCATCGCTATCTCGACTGGTACCGCGTCGACGGGTTCTCCCTCGACCGCTGCCCGACCGAGCGGGCGGCCCTCCCCGAGGTCCGCCGCATCGTCACCACGCTGCGCGCCCTGTGCGTGGACGCCCACATCGTCCTCGGGCACGGCACGCACCCGTACCCGGGATACGCCGAGACCGCCGACCAGTTGGTGACCTTCTCCGGGCCGTGGAGCGACTACCGCTGGTCCCAGGTCGCCGAGTGGACCGCCGACTACCCGCCCGACCGCTTCTGCCACTTCGTGCACGGCGTACCCCGTGGGCACCTCGACGAGGCGCTGCGCATCGCCCGCTGGCAGGGCGCGGGGACGATCTACTTCACCGACCGCACGGACCGCGGCGGCGCCGCCGATCCCTGGGAGGCCATGCCCGGGTACTGGGACGACATCGTCTCGCGGGTCGGAACGGGTGTCTCGGAATGA
- the moeZ gene encoding adenylyltransferase/sulfurtransferase MoeZ, producing MSLPPLVEPAAELTVDEVRRYSRHLIIPDVGMDGQKRLKNAKVLAVGAGGLGSPALMYLAAAGVGTLGIVEFDEVDESNLQRQIIHSQADIGRSKAESAKDSVLGINPYVNVILHEERLEAENVMDIFSQYDLIVDGTDNFATRYLVNDACVLLNKPYVWGSIYRFDGQASVFWSEHGPCYRCLYPEPPPPGMVPSCAEGGVLGVLCASIGSIQVTEAIKVLAGVGEPLVGRLMIYDALEMQYRQVKVRKDPDCAVCGPNATVTELIDYEAFCGVVSEEAQEAAAGSTITPKQLKEWIDDGENIEIIDVREPNEYEIVSIPGARLIPKNEFLMGTALESLPQDKKIVLHCKTGVRSAEVLAVLKSAGFSDAVHVGGGVIGWVNQIEPEKPVY from the coding sequence GTGTCGCTGCCACCCCTGGTAGAGCCAGCTGCTGAGCTCACCGTAGACGAGGTCCGCAGGTACTCCCGCCACCTGATCATCCCCGATGTCGGGATGGACGGGCAGAAGCGGCTGAAGAACGCCAAGGTGCTCGCCGTGGGTGCGGGCGGCCTCGGTTCGCCGGCGCTCATGTACCTGGCCGCGGCCGGTGTGGGCACACTCGGCATCGTCGAGTTCGACGAGGTCGACGAGTCGAACCTCCAGCGCCAGATCATCCACAGCCAGGCCGACATCGGCCGCTCCAAGGCCGAGTCCGCCAAGGACTCCGTCCTCGGCATCAACCCGTACGTGAACGTGATCCTCCACGAAGAGCGGCTCGAGGCCGAGAACGTGATGGACATCTTCAGCCAGTACGACCTGATCGTCGACGGCACGGACAACTTCGCGACCCGCTACCTGGTCAACGACGCGTGCGTGCTGCTCAACAAGCCGTACGTGTGGGGCTCGATCTACCGCTTCGACGGCCAGGCCTCGGTCTTCTGGTCCGAGCACGGCCCGTGCTACCGCTGCCTCTACCCGGAGCCCCCGCCCCCCGGCATGGTCCCCTCCTGCGCCGAGGGCGGCGTCCTGGGCGTGCTGTGCGCGTCCATCGGCTCCATCCAGGTCACCGAGGCGATCAAGGTCCTCGCGGGTGTCGGCGAGCCGCTCGTCGGCCGCCTGATGATCTACGACGCCCTGGAGATGCAGTACCGCCAGGTCAAGGTCCGCAAGGACCCCGACTGCGCGGTCTGCGGCCCGAACGCGACCGTCACCGAACTCATCGACTACGAGGCCTTCTGCGGCGTCGTGTCCGAGGAGGCCCAGGAGGCGGCGGCCGGCTCGACGATCACTCCCAAGCAGCTCAAGGAGTGGATCGACGACGGCGAGAACATCGAGATCATCGATGTCCGCGAGCCGAACGAGTACGAGATCGTCTCGATTCCCGGCGCCCGGCTGATCCCGAAGAACGAGTTCCTCATGGGCACCGCCCTGGAGAGCCTCCCGCAGGACAAGAAGATCGTCTTGCATTGCAAGACGGGTGTCCGCAGTGCGGAAGTCCTCGCCGTCCTGAAGTCCGCGGGCTTCTCGGACGCCGTGCACGTCGGCGGCGGCGTGATCGGCTGGGTCAACCAGATCGAGCCCGAGAAGCCGGTCTACTAG